The sequence AACCAAGagtcaataaaacaatttaattggcAAATAATTATATCGTTGTTACTTTGATAACTTCATTTAAtagaaaaattaaatgttattatgttattttcCTTAGTTAATGTTATTTTGGAGCCTATTCGCAGACGAATTCATCGATGTCCGCCATATTGACTTCACCGGCGTTGTTGCCACAGGGGTCGAAAATACAACacgtgttaaaaataaattaatttgttaactTTAAAATGGTGTAAAATGATGTTAAATGACAAACTTATTTGTTTACACAGCCACACACCAATCCATATCAATCCAGCCACACACCAATCCATACCAATCTAACCATACGTTAATCCATATAAATCCAGCCACACACCAATCCATACCAATCAACCCACACACCAATCGATACCAGTCTTGCCATACGTTAATCCATATCAATCCAGCCACACACCAATCCAGTCACACACCAATCCATCCCAATCCAATCCAGCCATGTGTCAATCCATACCAATCCAGCCACACACCAATCGATACCAATCTAGCCACACACCAATCGATACCAATCTAGTCATACGTTAATCCATATCAATCCAGCCACACACCAATCCAGTCACACACCAATCCATTCCAATCCAATCCAGCCATGTGTCAATCCATACCAATCCAGCCACACACCAATCGATACCAATCCAGCCACACACCAATCGATACCAGTCTTGCCATACGTTAATCCATATCAATCCAGCCACACACCAATCCAGTCACACACCAATCCATTCCAATCCAATCCAGCCATGTGTCAATCCATACCAATCCAGCCACACACCAATCGATACCAATCTAGCCACACACCAATCGATACCAATCTAGCCATACGTTAATCCATATCAATTCAGCTACACACCAATCCAGTCACACACCAATCCATTCCAATCTAATCCAGCCATGTGTCAATCCATACCAATCCAGCCACACACCAATCGATACCAATCTAGCCACACACCAATCGATACCAATCTAGCCATACGTTAATCCATATCAATCCAGCCACACACCAATCGATATCAATCCAGCCACACACCAATCGATACCAATACAGCCACACACCAATCCATACCAATTCAATCCAGCCATGCATCAGTCCATTCCAATCCAGCCTGGGTAGAAATAGTCCGAGTAGTTGGCTGAATATTCTTTTCTCAGCCTCGAGCCTTCGCGAGCCGTGTGTTTGTAGTAGACTGTCTCCCCGTCAGCGAGGAAACTGGCCCACCAGCCAAACGTACCGACCGTCATGATGCTATGGTTACAAGACGACAGAAGACACATGTCCACTTCGGGCGAATTTCCAACCGAGTAGAATATATTGCTCGAGTTAAAATGACTCTTGACCCAGTCCATTGAATCGGAACAAATCAAGAATATCACTTTTGAGAACTTGTTAGTAAAATATTGCATAGCCTTTGTTATATATTCTTTAGGTACAAGAATATATCCAAATCTTAAACTATTGGGGCGCTTCATATCACCTTGTCGAATGTGTACACCGACCAACGTGACGTTTTCGGCGTTTGTCGAATTTGACGTCCGGCGTTTATACTCATCCATCACGCCGTGTAAAAATGTCTGGGTTTTATTCATGATAGGTTTAATGAATCTGAACTGTCTTCTAATGGCCGCGACGTGGTTCTGGAAATATTTCCAAGACTGGAGATAATTTCCTAATTTATAGTTTGTGTCTGCGATGGaattaaggaatattttgtCGTAAATGCAACAGGCATGTGGCTCTAGTAGCTTGAATTTAGCACAT comes from Gigantopelta aegis isolate Gae_Host chromosome 13, Gae_host_genome, whole genome shotgun sequence and encodes:
- the LOC121387311 gene encoding galactoside 2-alpha-L-fucosyltransferase SEC1-like, translated to MIVGHTNTDYLSGLAFFFLVFAVISGVYYIQVKIINLKPIVKDILNTQGNKTTYYICDAILGRLGNQLFTYASSYGIAKDKNMTMVTAKDRMLNHIFMLDAVEVDEGVCAKFKLLEPHACCIYDKIFLNSIADTNYKLGNYLQSWKYFQNHVAAIRRQFRFIKPIMNKTQTFLHGVMDEYKRRTSNSTNAENVTLVGVHIRQGDMKRPNSLRFGYILVPKEYITKAMQYFTNKFSKVIFLICSDSMDWVKSHFNSSNIFYSVGNSPEVDMCLLSSCNHSIMTVGTFGWWASFLADGETVYYKHTAREGSRLRKEYSANYSDYFYPGWIGMD